The following coding sequences are from one Musa acuminata AAA Group cultivar baxijiao chromosome BXJ2-4, Cavendish_Baxijiao_AAA, whole genome shotgun sequence window:
- the LOC135608873 gene encoding inactive protein RESTRICTED TEV MOVEMENT 2-like codes for MDTCKQRCKHQCKQPHMETRKKPNIYDEIIPPHQKIVLEGAEKYLIHLPGFFKEQLNVEFSTVGKITVSGQRPLFDNWWSRFRKELQAPENYNINNMHVSFKDEVLCIVLPNFTNKAKATVKDEPTHDTSKKEGATSTLEPKCSCRKQQEQKKCEMSDATHVEEKKVKDHLIETKNAEKVTGKDQPEEGKKGIDAAALATCHGAGIRLRKMKLKMGRLEDELSNTRKLMGAFIVATVVSVGVGLYFHCSPTSTETYTHPAS; via the exons ATGGACACATGCAAACAGCGATGCAAACATCAATGCAAACAGCCTCACATGGAAACACGGAAAAAACCT AATATCTATGATGAAATCATCCCTCCGCACCAAAAAATTGTACTGGAAGGAGCAGAGAAGTACCTGATTCATCTCCCAG GCTTCTTCAAGGAACAACTCAATGTTGAATTCAGCACCGTTGGAAAGATAACTGTTAGTGGACAGCGTCCCTTATTCGACAACTGGTGGAGCCGCTTCCGCAAGGAACTGCAAGCGCCGGAGAACTATAACATCAACAACATGCATGTGAGTTTTAAGGACGAAGTCCTTTGTATTGTGCTGCCGAACTTCACCAACAAAGCCAAAGCCACTGTGAAAGATGAGCCAACACATGATACTAGCAAGAAAGAAGGTGCAACTTCAACCCTTGAGCCAAAATGCAGTTGCAGGAAACAACAAGAACAGAAGAAGTGCGAAATGTCTGATGCAACGCATGTGGAGGAGAAGAAGGTGAAGGATCACCTCATAGAGACAAAGAACgcagagaaggttacaggaaaggATCAACCTGAAGAAGGTAAGAAGGGCATAGACGCAGCAGCTCTAGCGACTTGCCATGGTGCTGGAATCAGGCTAAGGAAGATGAAGCTTAAGATGGGTAGATTGGAAGATGAACTGTCCAACACCAGGAAGCTCATGGGAGCTTTCATTGTGGCTACTGTGGTTTCGGTGGGGGTGGGGTTGTACTTTCACTGTAGCCCGACATCCACAGAGACATATACCCACCCGGCTTCTTAA
- the LOC103980362 gene encoding uncharacterized protein LOC103980362, giving the protein MRRQGQYADINPAIAAQMQHMSGQRLQHSSDMSHFPGGSDSFQHGEEHHYMPSKAEGQWQWDRDGTKGSNQLPSQLYKEGQGSDVLSTLYEAQMSDSKLGREMQINRDPRAHARQDELVATFDDSTLPQTFEGLEKKFLNDIMNLAKEQQEAEDRENARHRERLNEINTQYQEKLLAVRARQATQREDMLHKESQARHQQYQQAYVNSFQSNAGASDAHGFGAAPNAVSTYDDAPRGYAASHYDSYGERAELSRGGARGRGFGSRGRYTGGRAYNSRGRYF; this is encoded by the exons ATGAGGCGTCAAGGACAATATGCTGACATCAATCCTGCGATAGCTGCACAGATGCAGCACATGTCGGGACAAAGATTACAACATAGCTCTGATATGAGTCATTTTCCAGGAGGGTCAGATTCTTTTCAACATGGTGAAGAGCATCACTATATGCCTTCTAAAGCAGAGGGACAATGGCAGTGGGATAGGGATGGGACAAAAGGATCAAATCAGCTCCCATCTCAACTATATAAAGAAG GACAAGGAAGCGATGTTTTGTCTACTTTGTACGAGGCACAAATGTCTGATTCAAAATTAGGTAGGGAGATGCAGATAAATAGAGACCCAAGAGCACATGCCCGTCAAGACGAGTTGGTGGCCACATTTGATGATAGCACTCTTCCTCAAACATTTGAAGGTCTTGAAAAGAAATTTCTTAATGATATCATGAACTTGGCCAAGGAGCAGCAGGAAGCAGAGGACAGAGAAAATGCTAGACACAGAGAG AGATTAAATGAGATCAACACACAATATCAAGAAAAACTGCTGGCTGTTCGAGCCCGTCAAGCTACCCAGAGAGAGGATATGCTCCACAAAGAATCTCAGGCACGCCATCAGCAATATCAACAGGCTTATGTGAACAGCTTTCAGAGTAATGCTGGAGCTAGCGATGCACATGGCTTTGGTGCCGCTCCCAATGCTGTCAGTACATACGATGATGCACCGCGTGGATATGCTGCAAGTCACTATGACTCCTACGGGGAGAGAGCCGAATTGTCAAGAGGAGGCGCCAGGGGTCGTGGCTTCGGCAGTCGTGGGCGTTATACTGGTGGTCGTGCTTATAACTCGAGAGGTCGATATTTCTGA